A stretch of the Geovibrio thiophilus genome encodes the following:
- a CDS encoding PulJ/GspJ family protein yields the protein MKDNKGFTLAELLIAVALAGIVLTGAYSVFNTIITARDVSVKAGDAVTVNAKLASLLSADFRQAVRNTAEIESLSDRVALKLVTHNSLYFQGAMPVEVLYYIEDKYLIREESLPLMDFEQKMPILPDADNLTVLFYEAGEYHDRTILGTNMIKLRLDTSGIKVEAVAGSYHQNGMFNSLGIGE from the coding sequence ATGAAAGATAACAAAGGCTTCACACTTGCGGAATTACTGATAGCCGTGGCACTGGCGGGAATCGTTCTTACCGGGGCATACTCGGTTTTCAACACTATAATCACCGCCCGGGATGTTTCAGTTAAGGCCGGAGACGCTGTAACGGTGAACGCAAAGCTGGCATCGCTTCTTTCCGCCGATTTCAGGCAGGCGGTAAGGAACACCGCAGAGATTGAATCACTGAGCGATCGTGTGGCGCTGAAGCTTGTCACTCATAACTCTCTTTACTTTCAGGGGGCAATGCCCGTTGAAGTGCTTTATTATATAGAAGATAAGTATCTGATAAGGGAGGAAAGCCTGCCCCTTATGGATTTTGAGCAGAAAATGCCGATCCTGCCGGATGCGGACAACCTCACTGTGCTTTTTTACGAAGCTGGCGAATACCACGACAGAACAATTCTCGGAACCAACATGATAAAGCTCAGGCTTGACACCTCCGGCATCAAGGTTGAGGCTGTAGCGGGAAGCTACCACCAGAACGGAATGTTCAACTCATTGGGGATAGGCGAATGA
- the gspM gene encoding type II secretion system protein GspM codes for MNIKLDQAQKEKALIWFVALFAVFFLFYWTHMFFASRENSYLQRQKSYTEQIGKTAELISEISSGANSTKRVESGLLSFIQNTAARAGIAGRILDLKPVSNASGAEVVSLRIQALNLNELNSFLGLVEGYQNLTIKNFSLKKRFDDPTLADINLELVKNR; via the coding sequence ATGAACATAAAACTGGATCAGGCGCAGAAAGAGAAGGCTCTTATTTGGTTCGTGGCGCTCTTTGCAGTATTTTTCCTTTTCTACTGGACACATATGTTTTTTGCTTCCAGAGAAAACTCATACCTCCAGAGGCAGAAGTCGTACACAGAGCAGATCGGCAAGACAGCCGAACTCATATCCGAAATATCCAGCGGAGCCAACTCCACCAAAAGAGTGGAATCGGGGCTTCTCTCCTTTATACAGAACACAGCCGCCAGAGCAGGCATAGCAGGTCGTATTCTGGATCTTAAGCCTGTTTCAAACGCATCCGGCGCGGAAGTAGTGTCACTGCGTATTCAGGCGCTTAACCTGAACGAGCTGAACTCATTCCTCGGTCTTGTAGAGGGCTACCAGAACCTGACAATTAAAAACTTCTCCCTAAAGAAAAGGTTTGACGATCCCACTCTGGCAGACATTAATC
- a CDS encoding general secretion pathway protein GspK produces the protein MNNRGSVLVFVLIFVAFTLGIVTFMHRRSGNSLADSAELQFEYQSSIYAMSAIEAIREVLEDDDNNYDYDGESWALIPPFPVPMGFISITVTPTNGRIPLNMMEGDNKSEAYVTGCRNTLKELELEESICSIMKDWIDTDSEISDLGEENIDYFTDGKTYSTKNGKMETLKELSFINEAKDHFDVLASHFTNQGDGKLNLNFITKEALIGLVPGIAPYADSIIEYRANNTYKDVSNMMNAASIPQDIYNSSLDYLSVKSSLFYVKTEVSLNDKSRFYHVLLERNGSRTSVVKYIEGNDGIFF, from the coding sequence ATGAACAATAGGGGGAGCGTTCTTGTTTTTGTGCTTATCTTCGTTGCCTTCACCCTCGGCATAGTCACGTTCATGCACCGGCGCTCCGGCAATTCCCTAGCGGACAGCGCTGAGCTTCAGTTTGAGTACCAGTCTTCAATATACGCAATGTCCGCCATTGAAGCGATCAGGGAAGTCCTTGAGGATGACGACAACAACTACGACTATGACGGCGAATCATGGGCGCTGATTCCTCCTTTTCCCGTCCCTATGGGGTTCATCTCCATAACAGTAACCCCCACAAACGGACGCATACCGCTGAACATGATGGAGGGTGACAACAAATCCGAAGCCTATGTCACCGGATGCAGAAATACGCTGAAGGAGCTTGAGCTTGAGGAGTCGATCTGCTCCATTATGAAAGACTGGATAGACACTGACAGCGAAATTTCAGACCTTGGTGAGGAAAACATAGACTACTTCACCGACGGCAAAACCTACTCCACAAAAAACGGCAAGATGGAAACCCTCAAGGAGCTGAGCTTCATAAATGAAGCCAAAGATCATTTTGATGTCCTTGCCTCTCACTTCACCAATCAGGGTGACGGCAAGCTGAACCTCAACTTCATAACCAAGGAAGCTCTCATCGGGCTTGTGCCGGGCATTGCGCCCTACGCCGACAGCATTATAGAATACAGGGCGAACAACACTTATAAAGATGTGTCCAATATGATGAACGCCGCGAGCATTCCGCAGGATATTTACAACTCTTCACTGGACTATCTCTCGGTAAAAAGTTCTTTATTTTATGTAAAGACTGAAGTAAGTTTGAATGACAAGTCCCGTTTCTACCATGTTCTTCTGGAGAGAAACGGTTCACGCACCTCAGTAGTGAAATATATTGAAGGGAATGATGGCATCTTCTTCTGA
- a CDS encoding prepilin-type N-terminal cleavage/methylation domain-containing protein — MSARGFTLVEIIIVLLIIGIGFMTVVPVMVEKTTGEPEETAFLNDLLRKTADEAAELSRALPIRGVKGSDTLFLHDGETVKIPGISGVLSAEINDEEQSGLDYVIMVYPKGICDYFLLKVSDTETIESIPLLLQTRLK, encoded by the coding sequence ATGTCTGCCAGAGGGTTTACTCTTGTAGAGATCATTATTGTTCTTCTGATCATCGGCATAGGCTTTATGACCGTGGTTCCGGTCATGGTGGAGAAAACCACCGGAGAGCCGGAAGAGACAGCCTTTTTGAACGATCTGCTCAGGAAAACCGCAGATGAAGCGGCTGAACTGAGCAGAGCGCTCCCCATCAGAGGCGTCAAGGGCTCCGATACTCTGTTTCTGCATGACGGTGAAACGGTAAAAATTCCCGGAATCTCCGGAGTGTTATCCGCTGAGATCAATGATGAGGAACAGTCGGGACTTGATTACGTAATCATGGTTTATCCCAAAGGCATCTGCGATTATTTCCTTTTAAAAGTATCAGACACGGAAACCATCGAATCAATCCCCCTTCTGCTTCAGACGAGGCTGAAATGA
- the gspG gene encoding type II secretion system major pseudopilin GspG produces the protein MNSKGFTIIEVLVVIVILGLLATFMVPKIMGKPDEARVAKAKNDILAIESALKMYKLDSGYYPTTEQGLESLIKAPEIEPIPKNYRKGGYLDTSKKPLDPWDHDFIYRSPGEDDRDYEIISLGADGVEGGEEFNTDIKSYEIR, from the coding sequence ATGAACAGCAAAGGTTTCACTATTATCGAAGTGCTGGTGGTTATAGTTATCCTCGGACTTCTTGCGACTTTCATGGTGCCGAAGATTATGGGCAAGCCTGACGAAGCGAGAGTTGCCAAGGCGAAGAACGATATACTCGCCATTGAATCCGCTCTTAAGATGTACAAACTCGACAGCGGCTACTACCCCACCACAGAGCAGGGGCTTGAATCCCTGATCAAGGCGCCCGAAATTGAGCCTATCCCCAAAAACTACCGCAAGGGCGGCTATCTGGACACCTCCAAAAAGCCTCTTGATCCTTGGGATCATGACTTCATTTACAGAAGCCCCGGTGAGGACGACAGAGACTACGAAATAATCTCCCTCGGCGCGGACGGCGTGGAAGGCGGAGAAGAATTCAACACAGATATAAAGAGCTATGAAATAAGATAA
- the mrtJ gene encoding JDVT-CTERM system glutamic-type intramembrane protease MrtJ encodes MERKNIILLTAFSLGAAYFGARILFLGGSFVFDSSKVLRYLLLAPVAEELFFRGVMQEWLERLKLPSLYAVSSANIAVSVVFAVFHLWGGESLHAFLVFFPSVVFGCLYSEYRSVLPCVLCHAFYNLNVMIV; translated from the coding sequence ATGGAAAGGAAAAATATTATACTGCTCACCGCTTTTTCTCTCGGAGCCGCCTATTTCGGGGCGAGAATTCTCTTTCTCGGCGGCAGCTTTGTTTTTGATTCCTCAAAGGTTCTGCGGTACCTGCTGCTGGCTCCCGTGGCGGAGGAGCTGTTTTTCAGGGGCGTGATGCAGGAGTGGCTGGAGAGGCTTAAACTGCCGTCACTTTATGCCGTTTCCTCCGCAAATATTGCCGTTTCCGTCGTTTTCGCCGTTTTTCATCTTTGGGGCGGTGAGTCTCTGCACGCTTTTCTGGTGTTTTTTCCGTCCGTCGTATTCGGGTGTCTGTACTCGGAATACCGCTCAGTCCTGCCCTGCGTGCTGTGCCACGCCTTTTACAATCTCAATGTGATGATTGTGTAA
- a CDS encoding prepilin-type N-terminal cleavage/methylation domain-containing protein → MRKGFTLLELLIAMVVLSIGMMGIFTLVRQSLDMNDYAKRKLDLLGRGYERVILTLAEGTTLEDIITDNGTTYTYKLEKQDTGLQGIKECELRITDGTAEMALFYYER, encoded by the coding sequence ATGAGAAAAGGCTTTACGCTCCTTGAACTCCTTATCGCTATGGTGGTTCTCTCCATAGGCATGATGGGGATTTTCACCCTTGTGAGACAGTCTCTTGACATGAACGATTACGCCAAGCGGAAGCTTGATCTCCTCGGCAGAGGATACGAAAGAGTCATTCTCACTCTTGCGGAAGGCACAACACTGGAAGATATAATCACCGACAACGGTACAACATATACCTACAAGCTGGAAAAGCAGGATACGGGGCTTCAGGGCATTAAAGAATGCGAGCTGCGGATAACTGACGGCACAGCGGAGATGGCTTTATTTTATTATGAAAGATAA